A region from the Leishmania panamensis strain MHOM/PA/94/PSC-1 chromosome 20 sequence genome encodes:
- a CDS encoding hypothetical protein (TriTrypDB/GeneDB-style sysID: LpmP.20.2200), producing MPGSLRVQASKRSARKAVKRSLPKEGNIAHGGTSAGGVDSATSASVVTGSAASTSTLTNAVTLSTSEQERAVEAVKETLPVSASRTELRKDPIYRIMHALPRSDVLEVVRCRFAKSHCERAAAYFDLSYMKNPLRHLRLQLGCDGPTGIHLFFQRIAAHRHTLRVVDFSRNRLSTDDAILLCNTLGLGSAGDAATALGTTRSSSGGVAADLTVSTTARASAPPPSSLELLDLSYNTKLGNDGAIHVVTALRHCPSIRAVILKSVGIDDDGVMAVMDVVRRWPAPTLCAYSATPHALLRPPTASATKFYLNLNENYIGARGTHVLGKGLPDHVSLTLAKQRPRPALDRKRSRDDNGTACR from the coding sequence GAGTCTCCCTAAGGAAGGTAACATCGCACACGGTGGTACTTCCGCAGGGGGTGTTGACTCTGCAACTTCGGCTTCTGTGGTGacaggcagcgccgcctctaCATCGACCCTGACGAATGCGGTAACGCTCAGCACATCCGAGCAAGAGcgggcggtggaggcggtcAAGGAGACTCTTCCCGTATCTGCCAGTCGCACGGAGCTTCGCAAAGACCCGATATATCGTATCATGCACGCTCTTCCTCGTTCCGAtgtgctggaggtggtgcgctgccgctttgcAAAGTCGCACTGCGAGCGCGCTGCGGCGTATTTTGACCTCTCCTACATGAAAAACCCTCTGCGGCACCTGCGTCTCCAGCTTGGGTGTGACGGTCCTACAGGGATTCACTTGTTCTTCCAACGCATCGCTGCGCATCGCCACACTCTGCGCGTGGTGGACTTCTCACGAAATCGGCTGAGCACTGACGATGCCATTCTACTCTGTAACACCCTAGGTCTAGGAAGCGCCGGAGATGCAGCCACCGCGCTAGGTACTACGAGATCGTCGTCTGGAGGTGTTGCAGCTGATTTGACAGTCTCAACGACAGCGAGGGCctccgcgccaccaccttcctCGCTCGAGCTTTTGGACCTCAGCTACAACACAAAGCTTGGTAATGACGGCGCCATACACGTCGTGACGGCACTGCGACACTGCCCGTCAATACGGGCAGTGATCCTCAAAAGTGTAGGCAtcgatgatgatggtgtgatggcggtgatggatGTCGTACGCCGCTGGCCGGCGCCGACCCTCTGCGCCTACTCCGCTACCCCACacgcgctgcttcgcccACCTACTGCCTCGGCCACCAAGTTTTATCTGAACTTGAACGAAAACTACATCGGCGCTCGCGGCACGCACGTGCTCGGGAAGGGTCTGCCAGACCACGTGTCACTTACCCTGGCAAAGCAACGGCCAAGGCCGGCGCTTGACCGGAAGCGCTCGCGAGACGATAACGGAACCGCATGCCGATGA